Sequence from the Streptomyces sp. NBC_00358 genome:
AGGCCGATGATGCCCATCGGACCGGCGATCAGGAACGGGACGCGCCAGCCCCAGGAGAGCAGGTCGTCCGTGGAGAGCAGGGCGGTCATGAGGGTCACCAGACCCGCGCCGCCGATGTATCCGGCCAGCGTGCCGAACTCCAGCCAGCTCCCGAAGAAGCCGCGCCGCTTGTCCGGCGCGTACTCGGCGATGAAGGTCGAGGCCCCCGCGTACTCGCCGCCGGTGGAGAAGCCCTGCACCAGCCGGGCCGCGAGCAGCAGGATCGGAGCGCCGACCCCGATCGTGGCGTACGACGGGATCAGGCCGATCGCGAAGGTGCCCGCCGCCATCATGATCATGGTGATCGCGAGGACCTTCTGGCGGCCGATCCGGTCGCCGAGCGGGCCGAAGACCATGCCGCCGAGCGGGCGGACGAGGAAGGCCGCGGCGAAGGCGCCGAAGGTCGAGAGCAGTTGGGCGGTCGGATTGCCCGAGGGGAAGAAGACCTTCCCCAGGGTCACCGCGATGTAGCTGTAGACACCGAAGTCGAACCATTCCATCGCGTTGCCGAGCGCCGCCGCCTTCACGGCGCGCCGGACGAGCGCGGGGTCGATGACGGTGGCCTCCTGCGGGGCCGCCGGGCGGGCGGGGGCCGGGACGGGTGCGGCCGGGGCTGTCGGGATCGCGGTCGGGGTCGGGGTCGGCAAGGGCCTTCCTCTCGTCGGGGACAGGGACGGGTCCGCCCGGAAGCGGACCGGTGGCCCGCCCGGAGGCGGACCTGGCTCGCCCGGAGGCGGACCTGGCTCGCCCGGAGGCGGACCTGGCTCGCCGGGGCGGGCCGAAAAGCGACCTTAGGACGGTTCGTCCCCGTCACGTGTGGTGTGCGGGCGGCGGCACAGCGCACATAAAGGCGGCGTACGCAGGCGTGACGGAGTGGCCCGGACCCTCGTTCCGGAGGGGTGTCTGTGATCCATGTCGCGAGGCCGGAAGGGAACCGGACCCTTCCCGGACTATCGTCATTCGGACAAAACGGAGGCGGACGTCAGGTGAAGCGGGGGTTTCCCGCGTCCCTCGACGGGGTGGTGTGCGCCCCATAGGGTCCTGATATGGACTGACGTATGGGATGTACGGAACACACAAGGATCAATGGGGCGGGAGGCCGACAGGGCGTGACGAACGTGGAGCACGGCGGACGAGCGGGTAACGCTTTCGTGGGGGCGGCGCAGACCACGAGAGCACGGCTGGGCGCACTCCGTATCGGGCTCTGGGCGATCGCCGCGATACTCGCCGTACGCCAGGTGGCCGCCGTCCTCAGTACGCCCAAGGCGGACCGGCTGACGGATCTGGAGACCTGGGTCGGCCCCAACGGCGTACTGCATGTGAAGGGCTCGCTGTACGACTCGACGCGGTTCACCGGCACCCCGTTCGGCGGACTCGTCCTCAAACCCCTCACCCGGGCGGCCGAACAGGCCCTCGGCTGGGGCTGGACCTTCGGCACCCTGCTGCTGGTCGTCGCCCTCGGCCTGATCGCGGCCCGCGCCCTGCCGCCCCCCGTCAGTCGGCGTACGTCGCTGCTCGCGGCGCCCGTCGCCATCAGCCTGCTGATGCTGTCGCTCCCCGTGCGCAACGCCCTCTACCTCGGTCAGACCAGTATCATCCCGGTCCTGCTGGTCCTGCTCGGCTGTTTCACCGTCCGTGGGGAGCGTGCCTGCGGGGTCCTCATCGGGTTCGCGGCGGCGCTCCAGCCGACGGTGCTGCTCTTCGCGCCGCTGCTCTGGTTCACCGGGCGCCGCCGTGCCGCCGCGTCCACCGTGACCGCCTTCGCGGCCCTCGCCGGGCTGGCCTGGGCCGTGATGCCGCACGACTCGAACACCTACTGGGTGCACCATCTGGCGGGTGTCGGCCTCGGCAAGGACGCCGACGACCTCGCCAACCAGTCGCTGCACGGCGCGCTGCTTCGGTTCGGCCTCAGCGGGCCGCTGGAGATCGGCCTCTTCCTGGCGCTCGGCGCGGCCGTCGCCTTCGTGGGACTCCGGCGTGCGGTGCGCTACGCGCGTGACGGGCAACTGCTCCTCGCCGTGGCGATGACGGGCTGCGTCGCCGTCGTCGTCTCGCCCACCAGTTGGCAGCACCAACTGCTGTGGGTGCTGCTCGCGGTCGTCGGCCGGGTCGGCCGGAAGACCGCGGACCGCCGCGTGTGGCCCGTCGCCGTCCTCCTCGTCGTGACGTTGCCGGCCAAGATGCTGCTGCCGGACATGCCGGCGCTCCACCCGCTGCGCGACAACGCGGCGCTGATCGCGGCGCTGGCCGCCGCCACCGCCGTCCCGTTCCTGTCGCGCACCTCCGAGTTCTACCGGGCCCCGATCCCCACCGCCTACGCGGCGCCGGTCCCCACCCGGTGGAACCGGTTGCCGCTGCTCCCCTTCCCCGGCCGGGTCCTCACCCGTCCGAACCTGCTGCTGGAACTTCTCCTGATCCGTGTCGGCTACTCCGCCTACCAGCAGGTCAGGCTCGCAGCGACGGGAGGCACGAACGCGGGCGGCCGGGCCACCGCCGAGCACCACGGCACCCAGGTCCTCGCCATCGAGAGGTTCCTGCGCCTCGACATCGAGCACTGGGTCAACCACGCGGTGGTCGGGGTTCCCTTCCTGCGGGACTTCCTCGACTTCTACTACGAGTCCTTCCACTTCGGCGTGCCGCTCACCATCCTCGGCGTGCTCTACGTCCGCCGCCCCGCCGACTACCGCTGGGCCCGTTCCGCCCTCGGCTTCGCCACGCTGTTCGCCCTCGTCGGCTTCTGGCTCTACCCGCTCGCCCCGCCCCGGCTGATGCCGGGCCTCGGTGTCATCGACACGGTGCACGGCGTGCAGGACTTCTCCAAGCCGGACTACGGCACCCTGACCGAGCTCACCAACCAGTACGCGGCGATGCCCTCGCTGCACTTCGGCTGGTCCCTGTGGTGCGGGGTCGTCATCGTGATCCTGGCGCCCAGGTGGTGGATGAAGGCGCTGGGCCTGCTGCACCCGTTCTTCACGGTCTCCGCGATCGTGGCGACCGGCAACCACTGGGTCCTGGACGTGGCCGGCGGCGCGGCGGTGGTCGCCGCGGGCTTCGGCGTGACCTGTCTCCTCCAGGGCCCGCGGCCCCGGACCCTCATGGAACCGGTCGAGGCCGGCGCGAACGAGCCGGTCCCGGTGGCGGGCCGTACGCCGGGCTGATCTTCGGGGGAGGCAGGGGTGAGCGCGGGGGGATCGCCCCTGCCTCCCTCGGGACGGGCCGACGGCGCCGGGAGGCCGTCGGCCCGAGCGTGCCGCGCCGTCAGAGGTGGCTGACCTGGAGTTCCTTGACGCCGTTCAGCCAGGCGGAGCGGAGGCGGCGCGGGTCGCCGGTGAGCCGCAGGTTCGGCATCGCGTCGGCGATGGCGTTGAAGATCAGGTCGATCTCCAGGGTGGCCAGGGATTTGCCGAGGCAGAAGTGCGGGCCCCCGCCGCCGAAGCCGAGGTGCGGGTTGGGGTCACGGGTGATGTCGAAGACCTCGGGGCTCTCGAAGACCTCGGGGTCGTTGTTGGCGGAGGAGTAGAAGATGCCGACGCGGTCGCCCTTCCTGATCCGCTTCCCGCCCAGTTCGGTGTCCTGGGTCGCGGTGCGCTGGAAGGCGACGACGGGGGTCGCCCAGCGGACGATCTCCTCGGCGGTGGTCTTCGGCCGCTCCCGCTTGTAGAGGTCCCACTGGCCGGGGTGGGTGAGCAGGGCGTGCATGCCGTGTGTGATGGCGTTGCGGGTCGTCTCGTTGCCGGCGACCGCCAACAGCAGGACGAAGAAGCCGAATTCGTCGGAGGCGAGGTTCCCCTCGTCCTCCGCCGCCACCAGCGTGCTGACGATGTCCTTCGCCGGGCACTGCTTGCGGTCGGCGGCCATGTTCATCGCGTACGAGATGAGTTCGGTGGCCGAGTCGGCGCCGATCTCCTCGGTGATCGCGTACTCCGGATCGTCGTACGCCACCATCTTGTTGGACCAGTCGAAGATCTTGACGCGGTCCTCCTGCGGGACGCCGATGAGCTCGGCTATGGCCTGCAGCGGCAGTTCGCAGGCGACCTGGGTGACGAAGTCGAAGCCGCCGTCGGGGCCGGCCTGCGCGAGCGCGTTCGCGACGATCGAACCGGCCCGGGAGCGCAGCGCGTCCTCCAGGGAGCGGATGGCGCGCGGGGTGAAGCCGCGCTGCACGATCTGGCGGACCCGGGTGTGCTCGGGCGGGTCCATGTTGAGCATGATGAGCCGCTGGACCTCGATCTGCTCGCGCTGGATGTGCTCGTTGAAGCGGATGACGGCCGTGTTGAGGAACGAGGAGAACAGTTCGGGGTGCGTCGAGACGTACTTGACGTCCGCGTGCCGGGTGACGGCCCAGTAGCCGTCGTCCTCGAAGCCCGCGACACCGGGCTGTTGCGGGATCCAGTGGACCGGTTCGGCCCGGCGCAGCTCGGCGAACTCCGGGAGGGGCACGCGGTGGTGCAGCACATCGGGGTCGGTGAAATCGAACCCGTCGGGCAGCGCTGGACAGGGCATCGGCAACTCCAGGTCTCGCGCCTACGGTGGTGCCTGCGGTGGTGAGGGCCCGTTCCCGCGAACGTGTCTGACGGTCCATCAGGAACAGGGAATCGCGGAGAAGGTAGTAACGGGTTCTACAAGTGGCAAGAGGTGCGGCCCCCTCAATTCCGTGCGGGATTGGTGCAGATCACGACTTCGGGAGCTGCAGGACCCTTGCGGCGCGGGGGGTTCGCTCAGCAAACTGCACGCAGAACTGGTACGCGTTCTAGTTCTGCGCGGTGGGTGGGCCGGGACGCCCCGCGCTGCGCGGGTCAGCTGGGCCTGGCCGCCGGGCAGGCCTGAGGAGAGGACGAGCCCCCATGGCCGCGGAACCCGTGATCGTCGAAGCCGTACGGACCCCCATCGGCAAGCGCGGTGGCGCGCTCGCCAATCTGCATCCCGCCTATCTCCTGGGCGAGACCTACCGTGAACTCCTCGGCCGCACCGGCATCCCCGCCGACTGCGTCGAGCAGATCGTCGGCGGCACGGTGACCCATGCCGGCGAGCAGTCGATGAACCCCGCGCGCACGGCCTGGCTGACGATGGGGCTGCCCTACGAGACGGCGGCGACGACGGTCGACTGTCAGTGCGGGTCCTCGCAGCAGGCCTCGCACATGGCCGCGAACATGATCGCGGCGGGTGTCATCGACGTCGGGATCAGCTGCGGCATCGAGGCGATGTCGCGGGTGCCGCTGGGTTCGGGGTCCAAGCACGGTCCGGGCAAGCCGTTCCCCGACGAGTGGAACGTCGATCTGCCGAACCAGTTCGAGGCGGCCGAGCGCATCGCGCGCCACCGAGGCCTGACGCGGGAGAACGTCGACTCCCTCGGGCTCATCTCGCAGGAACGGGCGGCCATCGCCTGGTCCGAGGAGCGCTTCAAGCGCGAGACGTTCTCCGTGCAGGTGCCCACCACCGAGGACGAGCAGCGGGCCGGTCAGGGCATGTGGCGGCTCGTCGACCGGGACGAGGGGCTGCGCGACACGTCCATGGAGGCGCTGGCGAGGCTGAAGCCCGTGATGCCGACGGCCGTTCACACGGCCGGCAACTCCTCCCAGATCTCCGACGGCGCGGCCGCCATCCTGTGGGCGTCCAAGCGGATGGCGCGGGCGCTGAAACTGCGGCCCCGGGCGCGGATCGTGGCCCAGGCGCTGGTGGGTTCCGATCCCCACTTCCACCTGGACGGTCCGATCGACGCCACCCGGGCCGTGCTCGGCAAGGCCGGCATGTCCCTGAAGGACATCGACCTCGTCGAGATCAACGAGGCTTTCGCGTCGGTGGTGTTGAGCTGGTCCCAGGTCTTCGAACAGGACCTGGAGAAGGTCAACGTCAACGGGGGCGGGATCGCGCTCGGGCATCCGGTCGGCGCCACAGGGGCCCGGCTCATCACCACGGCGCTGCACGAACTGGAGCGCACGGACAAGGAGTTCGCGCTGATCACGATGTGCGCGGGCGGAGGGCTGGCGACCGGGACGATCATCCAGCGGTTGTAGGCGCCGTTCGACGGCCGCGAAGTGGGTGCGGGGTGCGGGTGTAGGTGTAGGCACATCCGCGTCTCGTGCGTCTCGTGCGTCCTGTGCGTGCCCCGCGTGCCCTGCGTGCCGTGCTTCCGGTGCTCCGGAGGGGTGTCACTCCAGGCCGGAGGCCGTCACCGCGAGAGTCGCCGGGCCGAGTGCGGCGATCAGCAGCGGGATGGCGAGGCCGTGGTGCAGGACCAGCCACGCGCCGAGCAGGGCGCCCGCCAGCATGGCGAGCACGGAGCCGGTGCGGCGCGGGGAGTTGTGGCCCGCGCCGCCGCCGAGGCGGGAGTCGGCGGCCAGGCCGGTCAGCGTCATCGTCAGGACCGTGGTGGTCAGGTCGGCCACGCCGAGCCTGCGGACGGTCGCGTTGCGCAGGCCCATCGCGAAGGCGGTGACCGCGATCAGGGTGTACGCCGTGGCGGTGGCGCCCGGAGCGGCGAAGGCGACGGCAGCGCAGGCGGCCGTCAGTACCGCCTCGGCGGCGAACGTGCCCCGGGCCCAGTTGCGGCGCGAGCCGTCGCCGAACCGCACCGCGATCCGTCCGCCGGTCACCGCGCCCGCCAGGAAGCAGCACAGGGAGGTCAGGGTGTGCGGCACGGAGAAGCCGGGGGCTCCGGCGGCGGCGAAGCCGAGCACCACGACATTGCCGGTCATGTTCGCCGTGAAGACGTGGCCGAGGCCCAGGTAGCTCACCGCGTCGATGAGCCCGCTGACCACGGTCAGCGACAACAGCGCGGGGGTGAGGCGCAGTCCTCGTGACTCAGGGTCGCGTGGTGTGCCGGTCTGCGTGGTCATGGAGGCCAGTCCACCACGGGTTCGGCGGCGCTCGCGCTCACCGGCGTTCGTGCTCGTGTCCGGGTACGACGAAGGCGGCAGCCCCGGGGTGCGGGGTGCCGCCTTGTGTGTGCTGTGGGGCTCGGGCTGATCAGTACCAGCCGTTGGCCTGCCAGAAGTTCCAGGCGCCGGCCGGGCTGCCGTAGCGGGAGTTCATGTAGTCCAGGCCCCACTTGATCTGGGTCTTGGGGTTGGTCTTCCAGTCGGAGCCGGCGGAGGCCATCTTCGAACCGGGCAGGGCCTGGACCAGGCCGTACGCGCCGGACGAGGAGTTCGTGGCGCTGATGTTCCAGCCGCTCTCGTGATCGACGATCTTGCTGAAGGCGTTGAACTGCGAGGCGTCCGGGATCATCGCGTGGGCGATCGACTTCGCGGAGGAGGCGGCGGTGGGCGTGGCGGCCTGGGCGGGCGCCGCGACCAGGACCATACCGGCGGTGGCGGCGGCCACGGCGGTGGTGGCGAGGGCCTTCTTCGGGGAGGAGACGATGCGGCGGATGACGGAGACGGACACGGAGAACCTGTTTCTTCGGGGACATGGAGTCGCTCGTGCGCCGTGACCACGTGGTGTGTGGAAGGAGCGGCGTACGTCGGCGCCGCGGCCCGTGAGGGCTCGTGGCGCCTGGCGACTGCTCCAGACAAACAGGATCGGAGCCCGTCCGCAATGACCCCATTTACTAGTGGTGGTCGCATCCAGGGGGAAAGTCCGTCATGTGATGCGGCTCTCAAACCCCAGGTCAGAGGGCATGACGACGCGTCCATGCCATGGCATTCGCTCTACGAAGCCGGTTCGTATGTGAGCTGGGTCCTGTGGGCCGGTTCACCCCGCGCCTGACGGACGGTGCGGGGGTGGCCACGGAGTGCCGCCGGCCGGTGTGACGCGGGCCGCGGCTCAGCCGGGGCCGAACGTGACCGGGCTCTCGAAAGCGGCCCGGCGCGTGGCCCGTCGCAGTGCCTTGAGGAGGGTCGGGCCGATCGTCACGGTCAGCACGACGGTGACCACCGCCCGGCCCAGGTCCCAGCCGAGGGAGGTGGTCAGGCAGTACGCGAGGAAGCGGGCGAGGTTGGCGGGGACGGTGGCGTGCGGGTCGAAGGCGATGTTGGAGGCCAGCGCGTCCATGAAGGGCCAGCCGGCCAGATTCATGACCGTGCCGTACGCGAACGCGGCGAGGAAGCCGTATCCGGCGAGCATCAGCAGTTCCCAGCGGCCGCGCAGCCGGTCAGGGCCGGGCAGCAGCCCGGCGCCCATGGTGAACCAGCCCATGGCCAGCATCTGGAAGGGCATCCATGGCCCCACCCCGCCGGTCAGCAGCGCCGACGCGAACATGGTCACGGACCCGAGCACGTACCCGAAGCCGGGCCCCAGCACCCGTCCGCTCAGGACCATCAGGAAGAACATCGGCTCGATGCCCGCGGTCCCGGCCCCGATCGGGCGCAGCGCGGCGCCGGTCGCGGCCAGCACGCCGAGCATGGCGACCGCCTTCGGGCCGAGCCCCGACTCGGAGATCGTCGCCGCGACCACCGCGACCAGCAGGACGAGAAGTCCCGCGAACAGCCATGGAGCGTCCTGGGCGTGCGCGCTGACCTGCGAGCCGGTCCCCGCGAAGAGCGGCCAGCCGAATCCGGCCGCCCCGGTCGCGCTGACCAGGCCCAGCGCGGCGACGGAACGCGGGCCGAGGCGGACGGCCCTGGCCTGTGGCTGCGACGGGGGACGGCGGACGGAGGCGTCGGCGGCACTCATGCGAGGGCCCTTCTGACCTGGGCCACGGTGAGCCACGGCTCGGGGGCCAGGATCTTGGCGACCTGCGGGGCGAAGGACGGGGACGCGACGACCACCTCGGCGGTGGGGCCGTCGGCGACGATCTCACCGTCCGCGAGGATCACCACACGGTGGGCGAGCTCGGCGGCGAGCTCCACGTCGTGCGTGGCCAGCACGATGGTGTGCCCCTCGGCGGCCAGCCCGCGCAGCACGGTCACCAGCCGGGCCTTCGCCGCGTAGTCGAGGCCGCGGGTCGGCTCGTCGAGGAGCAGCAGCGGGGGGCGGGCCGTCAGGACGACGGCCAGCGCCAGCGCCAGCCGCTGTCCCTCCGACAGATCGCGTGGGTGCGTGTCGTCCGCGATGTCCGGCAGCAGCTCGGACACCAGCGCCCGGCAGGTCCCGGCGGCGGCCCCGGCGTCCTCGTCGGCCGCCGCGCACTCGGCGGCCACCGTGTCCGCGTACAGCAGATCCCGGGGTTCCTGCGGTACGAGTCCCACCCGGCGTACGAGGTCACGCGGCGCCGTGCGGTGCGGTACCGCCCCGCCGACCCGTACGGACCCGGAGGTCGGCTCGACCAGCCCGACCAGCGCCCCGAGCAGCGTCGACTTCCCGGCGCCGTTGCGGCCCATCAGCGCGATGGTCTCGCCGGGCCCCGCGGTGAGGCCGACCCGGCGGAGCGCCTCCACCCGACCGCGCCGGACGGCCAGCGAATCGACGACGGCCACCTCGGCCGGGGCCGGGCCGGGGCCGGGGGTGCGCCTGCCGGGGAGGCGGAAGAAGCGGGAGCAGCGGGAAGGGGAGGGGACGGAGGAGGCCGTGGGAGGGGTGGGGTGCGCCTGCGCCGAAGGCAGGGGGAGGGCGGCGGGCCGTGTTCCCGCGGTGCTCTCGGTGCCTTCGGCCGGTGCGGTGCCGTCGCCGAGTCCGGTCGGCGGGGCGTCCTCGGCGGGGGCCGCGGGTCCGGGGTCCGCGGTGACCGCGGCCGATACCGACGGCGCGGCGGAAAGCCGCTCGCGCAGGGGGGCCGCCCGGCGCCGGGCGTCGCGCACCGTCAGCGGGAGCGGGGACCAGCCGGCCAGCCGGCCCAGTTCCACCACCGGCGGGCAGACCGGGGAGACGGCCATGATCTCGGACGGGGTGCCGATCCTCAGCGGCGCTCCCGGGGCGGGCAGGAGGGCGAGCCGGTCGGCGTACTGGACGACGCGTTCCAGGCGGTGCTCCGCCATCAGGACCGTGGTGCCGAGGTCGTGGACCAGGCGCTGCAGGACGGCGAGGACCTCCTCGGCGGCGGCGGGGTCCAGGGCAGAGGTGGGCTCGTCGAGGACCAGGACCTCGGGGTGCGGGGTGAGCACCGAACCGATGGCGACCCGCTGCTGCTGGCCGCCGGACAGCGTGGCGATCGGGCGGTCGCGCAGGTCGGCCAGGGAGAGCAGGTCGAGGGTCTCCTCCACCCGGCGGCGCATCACCGCCGGGGCCAGCCCCAACGACTCCATGCCGTAGGCGAGTTCGTCCTCCACCGTGTCCGTCACGAAGTGGGACAGCGGGTCCTGGCCGACCGTGCCGACCACGTCCGCCAGTTCACGCGGCTTGTGCGTACGGGTGTCCCGCCCCGCGACGGTGACCCGGCCGCGCAGCGTTCCGCCGGTGAAGTGCGGGACCAGTCCGCTCACCGCGCCCAGCAGCGTCGACTTGCCGACCCCGGACGGGCCGACCAGCAGCACCAGTTCGCCCTCCGGGACCTCGAAGTCAACGCCCCGGACGGTGGGTTCGGCCGCCCCCGCGTACGTGACGGAGACATCCTCGAAGCGGATCACGACGACTCCTCGGGGGCAGGGGTTCGCTGGGGGGCCGGGGCCGGGGCCAGGAAGGCGGGGAGCAGGCCGAGCATGACGACCGCCGTCGGCCAGAGAGGGAGGGCTGGGGTCACCAGGGGGATGACGCCGGGGCTCAGCGCGCCGGGGTCGTAGGACGCGGCGAGGATCATCAGGGTGGCGACCGCCACGCCGGACCCGGCGACCAGCCAGGCCCGGAAGCCCCAGAGGTCCGGCCGGTACCGCGTCCGCGGCGAGCGGCGGCCGCCCAGCCACAGACCGCCGAGCGCCGCGCCGAGTCCGGCCAGCAGGACCGGCAGACCGTAACGGTCGCCCGCGGCGGTCAACAGCCCGTAGGTGCCCGCGCACACGCCGAGCAGACCGCCCAGGGTGAGGGCTCCGGTGGTCCGGCGGACGGCGGGCGGTACCTGTGCCGTGCGCCCGTACCCGCGGGCGTCCATCGCCGCCGCCAGTGCGACCGAGCGTTCCAACGCCCCCTCCAGGACCGGGAGTCCGACGTGCAGCAGACCGCGAAGCCCCCGGTCGGGGCGGCCGCGGAGCCGGCGCGCGGCGCGCAGTCGCTGGACGTCGGCGATCAGATGCGGCGCGAAGGTGAGCGCCACGACCACCGCGACGCCCGCCTCGTACAGCGCACCGGGCAGCGACTTGAGCAGCCGCGCCGGGTTCGCGAGGGCGTTGGCCGCGCCGACGCAGACGAGCAGCGTGGCCAGCTTCAGTCCGTCGTACAGGGCGAAGAGCAGGCCCTCGGCGGTGACCCGGCCGCCGACGCGGATGCCCTGTGCCCAGTGCGGGAGAGGGATCTCGGGGAGCGTGACCAGGACATGGGTGCCCGGGATGGGCGAGCCGAGGAGGACGGCGAAGCCCAGCCGGACGGCGAGCACGGCCACGCCCAGTTTCACGAACGCGGTGTAGGAGCGGGCCCAGGGGGCGTCGGTGCGGTGGGTGGCCACCACGAAGCCCGCCACGCCTATGAGGAGCGCGAGCAGAAGGGGGTTCGTGGTGCGGGAGGCGGCCGTGCCGAGACCCAGGGCCCAGATCCACCAGGCGCCGGGGTGCAGGGCGTTCGCCCGGTCGGCCCCCGGCGCACGGGAGGAGGAGCGGGCACGGGAGACGGAGCGGGAGACGGAACGGGGGCCGGGCTCGGGCGGCCGCCCGGCCGGGGCGGAGTCCGGTGCAGGGCGCAGGCGCCCCACCGCTCCGGACTCCCGGTCCCGCTCGGCGCCGGGGGAACCCCGGCGCACCGCGGTACGGCGGCCCACGGCGGTCGCGGTGGGGCGTTCACGGTCGCCCTTGGTCATGATCCGCGCCTCAGGCCCTGCGCCGGCGGGCCTGCCAGACGGCCGCCGCGCCCAGCGCGGCCACCGCCGCCGCACCCGCGAGCAGGCCCACCGAGGGGCCGTGGCGGGCCGGTTCGGAGGCGTGCGGGCGGGTGGACGCGGTCGGTCCGGCGGCGACCGGGTCGCCGCAGCCCGTTCGCGGATAGCCCGCGAGGGCGCACAGCAGGGCGTTGGTGTCGTAGCGCAGCGGTTTGGCGACCGTGGCCAGCGCCTCCGCCGTGCTCGCGTCGGGGGCGACACGGGCGCAGGCGGTGCGCGGGGACGGCGGCCGCTCGCCGGACGGCGCGTCGGCGACCGTACCGGGGTCGATGACCAGCGCCACCCGCTTCATGCCGTGCCGGGCGGGAGTCCTGGCGCATATCGAGGTGAACTCCCGCTCCCCGCGCGGCTGTACGGCACTGCGGGAGTCCTCGCTCACCGCGAACCGGAAGCCCTCGACATCACCGTCGGACGGCCGCGCGGTCGACGGACCCTGGGTGGCGTACGTCCACTTGCCGCCGGTCAGGTCCCAGAAGGACCAGTAGCGGTAGCCGACGGCCCGGGCCTGCCCCGCGCCACCGAGGACGAGGAGCAGGAGGGCCAGCGCGAGGGCCAGGGCGGGCGCGGTCGTCCGACGGGAGGTCACAGCTGGCGCTTCTTGTTGCGGCCGCTGATCAGGAAGCCGATGCCGATTCCCGCGACCAGGCCGACGCCGACGATCCACCAGACGCCGAGCCCGTTGCCGTCGTCCTTCTTCTCGTCGTTCTTCTTCTCGCTCGGGGTGGCCGAGGCGCCGGCCGCGACCGGCGCCGGGCCCGTGGCGCCCAGCAGCGCGACCAGGTCGTCGCCGCCGAAGGCGCGCGGGTCGGTGCCGGTGGCGTGCGCGGCGAAGATCAGCTGCGCGTACGCGGCGGGACCGGACTTGGCCGCCCAGTCACCGGAGTTCTTCTCCAGCCAGGTGAGCGGCTTCTGCGCGTCCTTCGTCGCGCCGATGGCCGCGAGGGCCACGACCGCGTCCGCCGTGTTGCCGTAGTCGGGCTGGTCCTTGGCGCCCGGGAGCGCGGACTTCAGGTACGAGGTCTTCGCCATCGCCTTGGCGAGATAGTTGGCGCCGTTCCCCGCCGCGGTCGCCATGTCGGGGGCGTCGGAGATGGCGCAGCCCGTGAGGTCGAACTTGTAGCCGGTCGCCGCCACGAAGCCCTGGCCCATGCCGGCCGTCACGCCCGCCGCGGTCGCGTCCGCGTTCGCCGCCAGCTTGCCCTTCTTGTCGGGCTGGTAGGCGAAGGCGCCGTCGCCCTGGGCGTCGCAGGCCGTCGACAGCTTCAGCAGGGCGTCGAAGGGTGACTTGCCGTCCTTGGAGACGCTCGCGGGCTTCTTGCCGACCGCCTTCAGCGCGCCGATGACGACGGACGTCGAGTTGGTGTCGCTGGGTCCGCCGGCCATGTAGCCCCAGCCGCCGTCCTTGTTCTGCGCGGACTTCAGCCAGGTGACGGCCTTGCCGGTGGCGTCGTCGTGTCCGCCGAGCGCGCCGAGGGCCTGGACGGCGGCCGCGGTGCTGTTGGTGTCGACCTGCGTCTTGGCGTCGCACGCGGCACTCGCGTCGGCGCGGTACGCGGCGAAGGCCCCGTTCGCGCACTGCTGACCGGTCAGCCAG
This genomic interval carries:
- a CDS encoding cytochrome P450, encoding MPCPALPDGFDFTDPDVLHHRVPLPEFAELRRAEPVHWIPQQPGVAGFEDDGYWAVTRHADVKYVSTHPELFSSFLNTAVIRFNEHIQREQIEVQRLIMLNMDPPEHTRVRQIVQRGFTPRAIRSLEDALRSRAGSIVANALAQAGPDGGFDFVTQVACELPLQAIAELIGVPQEDRVKIFDWSNKMVAYDDPEYAITEEIGADSATELISYAMNMAADRKQCPAKDIVSTLVAAEDEGNLASDEFGFFVLLLAVAGNETTRNAITHGMHALLTHPGQWDLYKRERPKTTAEEIVRWATPVVAFQRTATQDTELGGKRIRKGDRVGIFYSSANNDPEVFESPEVFDITRDPNPHLGFGGGGPHFCLGKSLATLEIDLIFNAIADAMPNLRLTGDPRRLRSAWLNGVKELQVSHL
- a CDS encoding transglycosylase SLT domain-containing protein, giving the protein MSVSVIRRIVSSPKKALATTAVAAATAGMVLVAAPAQAATPTAASSAKSIAHAMIPDASQFNAFSKIVDHESGWNISATNSSSGAYGLVQALPGSKMASAGSDWKTNPKTQIKWGLDYMNSRYGSPAGAWNFWQANGWY
- a CDS encoding steroid 3-ketoacyl-CoA thiolase, which codes for MAAEPVIVEAVRTPIGKRGGALANLHPAYLLGETYRELLGRTGIPADCVEQIVGGTVTHAGEQSMNPARTAWLTMGLPYETAATTVDCQCGSSQQASHMAANMIAAGVIDVGISCGIEAMSRVPLGSGSKHGPGKPFPDEWNVDLPNQFEAAERIARHRGLTRENVDSLGLISQERAAIAWSEERFKRETFSVQVPTTEDEQRAGQGMWRLVDRDEGLRDTSMEALARLKPVMPTAVHTAGNSSQISDGAAAILWASKRMARALKLRPRARIVAQALVGSDPHFHLDGPIDATRAVLGKAGMSLKDIDLVEINEAFASVVLSWSQVFEQDLEKVNVNGGGIALGHPVGATGARLITTALHELERTDKEFALITMCAGGGLATGTIIQRL
- a CDS encoding ECF transporter S component; its protein translation is MSAADASVRRPPSQPQARAVRLGPRSVAALGLVSATGAAGFGWPLFAGTGSQVSAHAQDAPWLFAGLLVLLVAVVAATISESGLGPKAVAMLGVLAATGAALRPIGAGTAGIEPMFFLMVLSGRVLGPGFGYVLGSVTMFASALLTGGVGPWMPFQMLAMGWFTMGAGLLPGPDRLRGRWELLMLAGYGFLAAFAYGTVMNLAGWPFMDALASNIAFDPHATVPANLARFLAYCLTTSLGWDLGRAVVTVVLTVTIGPTLLKALRRATRRAAFESPVTFGPG
- a CDS encoding YoaK family protein, which encodes MTTQTGTPRDPESRGLRLTPALLSLTVVSGLIDAVSYLGLGHVFTANMTGNVVVLGFAAAGAPGFSVPHTLTSLCCFLAGAVTGGRIAVRFGDGSRRNWARGTFAAEAVLTAACAAVAFAAPGATATAYTLIAVTAFAMGLRNATVRRLGVADLTTTVLTMTLTGLAADSRLGGGAGHNSPRRTGSVLAMLAGALLGAWLVLHHGLAIPLLIAALGPATLAVTASGLE
- a CDS encoding bifunctional glycosyltransferase 87/phosphatase PAP2 family protein; amino-acid sequence: MTNVEHGGRAGNAFVGAAQTTRARLGALRIGLWAIAAILAVRQVAAVLSTPKADRLTDLETWVGPNGVLHVKGSLYDSTRFTGTPFGGLVLKPLTRAAEQALGWGWTFGTLLLVVALGLIAARALPPPVSRRTSLLAAPVAISLLMLSLPVRNALYLGQTSIIPVLLVLLGCFTVRGERACGVLIGFAAALQPTVLLFAPLLWFTGRRRAAASTVTAFAALAGLAWAVMPHDSNTYWVHHLAGVGLGKDADDLANQSLHGALLRFGLSGPLEIGLFLALGAAVAFVGLRRAVRYARDGQLLLAVAMTGCVAVVVSPTSWQHQLLWVLLAVVGRVGRKTADRRVWPVAVLLVVTLPAKMLLPDMPALHPLRDNAALIAALAAATAVPFLSRTSEFYRAPIPTAYAAPVPTRWNRLPLLPFPGRVLTRPNLLLELLLIRVGYSAYQQVRLAATGGTNAGGRATAEHHGTQVLAIERFLRLDIEHWVNHAVVGVPFLRDFLDFYYESFHFGVPLTILGVLYVRRPADYRWARSALGFATLFALVGFWLYPLAPPRLMPGLGVIDTVHGVQDFSKPDYGTLTELTNQYAAMPSLHFGWSLWCGVVIVILAPRWWMKALGLLHPFFTVSAIVATGNHWVLDVAGGAAVVAAGFGVTCLLQGPRPRTLMEPVEAGANEPVPVAGRTPG